A portion of the Vicia villosa cultivar HV-30 ecotype Madison, WI unplaced genomic scaffold, Vvil1.0 ctg.002258F_1_1, whole genome shotgun sequence genome contains these proteins:
- the LOC131638297 gene encoding mechanosensitive ion channel protein 10-like — MMEQQNTVKNNKTTKNEVVLRISNNEEIRDFERTHVAETSSHSKGSHAEEELTELENLRSSNDQVSTTTFLGRSEFSKPKARMVEPPFPKDANFVADKTQIKSSSSPNKKILPRDAPDGIGTVITPRTPLIGTPKKGEEEEDDDEEEEVYKTAEIEVSKRSGKKMKLMNWIELFAFVLILGFLIASLMVHKLQDKKIWSLELWKWCVLTLVIISGRLVTSWFMNVLVFLIERNFLFKKKVLYFVYGVRKSVQAFIWLSLVLLAWSLVFHHGVKRTRKVTRILGYITKALGSFVISAAIWLVKTLLIKLLSSHFQSTRFFDRVQESIFHQYILRTLSGPPLMEMAEMVGKSSSRGRISFKTLVRDSEKKGKKEQAQVIDVEKLKKMKQKKVSAWTMKGLVDVIRSSGLSTISYTPESIYEEESDPKDSEITSEWEAKAAAYRIFRNVAKAGSKYIEKEDLLRFMKIEEVENLLPLFEGAVGTGRIKRKSLKNWLVKVYLERQSLVHSLNDAKTAVDELNNIASAIVLVLAVIVLLLVMGFLTTQVLVFISSQLLLVAFVFGNTAKTVFEAIIFVFVMHPFDVGDRCVIDGVQMIVEEMNILTTIFLRYDNEKIFYPNSVLATKPISNFYRSPEMSDSVEFSVDVSTSIQSIGALKARIKEYLESRPQHWRPNHSVLVKDIENVNKMKMVLYVTHTINFQNSVDRNNRRSELVLELKRIFEDLDIKYNLLPQEVRLNHVRSQDHKAQTV; from the exons ATGATGGAACAACAAAACACCGTGAAAAACAACAAAACGACAAAAAACGAGGTTGTTCTTCGAATTTCAAACAACGAAGAAATCAGAGATTTTGAACGCACCCATGTTGCTGAAACCAGTTCTCATTCAAAAGGGTCTCATGCAGAAGAAGAACTCACAGAGCTTGAGAATCTCAGAAGCAGTAATGACCAAGTTTCCACAACCACTTTCTTGGGTCGGTCTGAATTCTCAAAGCCAAAAGCTAGAATGGTGGAACCACCATTTCCAAAAGATGCAAACTTTGTAGCAGACAAGACTCAAATCAAGAGTTCCAGTTCTCCAAACAAGAAGATTCTTCCAAGAGATGCTCCTGATGGAATTGGAACTGTCATTACTCCAAGAACTCCATTGATTGGTACTCcaaagaaaggagaagaagaagaggatgatgatgagGAAGAAGAAGTTTACAAGACTGCAGAAATTGAAGTGAGTAAGAGATCTGGTAAGAAGATGAAACTAATGAATTGGATTGAGTTGTTtgcatttgttttaattttagggtttttgattGCAAGCTTAATGGTTCATAAGTTGCAAGATAAGAAAATTTGGAGTTTAGAACTTTGGAAATGGTGTGTGCTTACATTAGTTATCATCTCTGGTAGATTAGTCACTAGTTGGTTTATGAATGTTCTGGTTTTCTTAATCGAAAGAAATTTCTTGTTTAAGAAGAAAGTCTTgtattttgtttatggtgttaGGAAGAGTGTTCAAGCATTTATATGGTTGAGTTTGGTGCTTTTGGCATGGAGTTTAGTTTTCCATCATGGAGTTAAGAGAACAAGAAAAGTTACTAGGATTCTTGGTTACATCACAAAAGCACTTGGTTCTTTTGTTATTTCGGCCGCTATATGGTTGGTGAAAACTTTGTTGATTAAGCTATTGTCTTCGCATTTTCAATCGACTAGGTTTTTTGATAGGGTTCAAGAATCGATTTTTCATCAGTATATTCTTAGGACTCTTTCTGGTCCTCCTTTGATGGAGATGGCGGAGATGGTGGGGAAGAGTTCGAGTAGGGGGCGGATTAGTTTCAAGACGTTGGTTAGAGATAGTGAGAAGAAAGGGAAGAAAGAACAAGCGCAAGTTATTGATGTGGAGAAGCTTAAGAAAATGAAACAAAAGAAAGTTTCGGCTTGGACTATGAAAGGGTTGGTTGATGTCATTAGGAGTTCTGGATTATCTACCATTAGTTATACGCCGGAGAGTATCTATGAAGAAGAGAGTGATCCGAAAGATAGTGAAATTACTAGTGAGTGGGAAGCAAAGGCGGCGGCTTATCGGATTTTCAGGAATGTTGCTAAGGCAGGAAGCAA GTACATTGAGAAGGAAGATCTATTGCGGTTTATGAAAATTGAAGAAGTGGAAAATTTGCTTCCACTATTTGAAGGAGCAGTTGGGACTGGAAGAATTAAGAGGAAGTCTCTCAAGAATTGGCTG GTGAAAGTCTACCTAGAACGCCAATCACTTGTACATTCACTAAACGATGCCAAAACAGCTGTTGATGAATTGAATAACATTGCTTCTGCAATTGTCCTCGTTTTGGCCGTCATTGTGTTGTTGCTTGTGATGGGATTCTTAACAACCCAAGTTCTTGTCTTCATTTCATCACAGCTTTTACTTGTGGCGTTTGTGTTTGGCAACACAGCTAAGACAGTATTTGAAGCTATTATATTTGTTTTCGTGATGCATCCGTTCGATGTCGGGGATCGTTGTGTCATCGATGGTGTTCAG ATGATTGTAGAAGAGATGAATATATTGACTACAATATTTTTGCGATACGACAATGAAAAGATATTCTATCCGAATTCAGTTCTTGCAACCAAGCCAATCAGTAACTTCTACCGGAGTCCAGAAATGAGTGATTCAGTCGAATTTTCGGTTGATGTTTCGACTTCAATACAAAGCATTGGAGCTTTAAAAGCTAGAATAAAAGA ATACTTGGAGAGTAGGCCTCAACATTGGCGTCCAAACCACAGTGTATTGGTTAAGGATATTGAGAATGTGAACaagatgaagatggttctttatGTTACTCACACGATAAACTTTCAGAATTCCGTGGACAGGAATAACAGAAGATCTGAATTAGTTCTCGAGTTAAAGAGAATTTTTGAAGATCTTGATATCAAATATAATTTGCTGCCACAAGAAGTTCGTCTCAATCATGTAAGATCACAAGACCATAAAGCACAGACAGTTTGA